The Mycosarcoma maydis chromosome 12, whole genome shotgun sequence nucleotide sequence TCACAGGTGTGAGGTCCATTTCAGACAGTACGCCGTCGCCTGCAATCTGCAGTGACAGCTTACTTGCCTTGTTGACCACGAAAATTTGTGCAGGCAGAGGCATACTCGGGACGCACAGTGTCCCCATACACAACTGACAGACTGCCTAGTTTTCGTTGCAGCCCAAGTGGCCATCGGCAAAAACTCACTCCGAAGCACCGATTGCCTCTGTGATAGGCTCTAGCTCGCTTAGGCAGTCCTCTAACAGGCTGCCTACGCTAGCACGGGTACGCTCGCCCCGACTGACGAGCATTATGCCATTGTCCCAACAAGCTAGCATCAGAAATCGCTTTGCTACAGACTGGGTCATTCTTTGCGCGTCATCCGCCACCATGCTTTTGCCGCACATGTCAACAATTTTCGGTGCACAGACGGCCTCTCACCGCAATCCTTCCTCGCCTAGAACGCCGATCTCGTTCCGTCATTGCCGACGTCTCCGAGCTATCACTGAAGGGTGACCTCCAGTGCCTCTTCCATTTTCAGGCTCGCTACACATGCTTTTCTTTTTGTCAGCCCTGCTTAGAGGCATAGCACGCCGGCGCGGTCCGTCGTTCAGTCAGCTGCAGAGGGTGGCGGACCGGCATCAGGGTGGGCATTGCAAGCTTTCCAGTTTGCGAGACCATGCCAAAGACACGCGGATAACGTTAAACCGCCATGGAACTCCAGAAAGCGAATGGGAAGCTTGAAATCGTCTCTGACAGAAGCCACACGTGTGGTTTCTTCCTCTATGGTCAAGCCAGCACTGCCCAATCCTGTGCCTTGACTCGACATGGTTCGGACGCTGTTGCGTCTTTGATTCCCCACCTTTGTCGTGTTTGACGTTGCTCGACTTCGTCATCAACTCTCTTGTTTCTGGATCACACGCACCTACAAGCTGATTGGCGCATCGCAATCATGTGTGACTCTATCTGCCACAAACCCGTCTATCCGATCCTCGCAGAGCAAACCTTGCGACCAGTTCGGCCACTTCCAATTCGAAGCATTCAGGAGAAGCGCATTTACGAGTTCGTTGGTGGGCAGTTCTCTTCCGACAACCTTTCTTCTCTTCTATACGCGGGTCGCCTTAACACACAACCTCATGTTCAGATCAAGTGCTGGTCTCCAGCAAACGGAACACGGCCCACATTCAACGAAGCTTGCTCGCAGACATTCATGCCATGCCAGGTGGGCGAAAAGTTCGGACCAAGCTGGTCAAACCACTGGTTGAAGCTCATTCTGACTGTCCCAGATGAGTGGATGGATCTTGACGATGTTGAGCTCGATTTTGACGTCAGCTGTGAGGCCCTCATTTACGATGATCAGGGCAACCCGCTTCAAGGCTTTACTGGGGGACAGGAGTTCGATCGCCGCCACGACTTTCCGCTTCCCAAGGGTAATCATGCACGTGTGAGTGCCATCTACTACATCGAACTCACCGGAAACGGAATGTTTGGCATTCATGGCAAAGATACAAGATATTACGACCTGGGCGTCGGTTCCGACCCCGATCCTAATCGCTTCTTTGAACTCGCCAAAGTGGATATCGTGCTCAAGCGGAGGGAGGCCTGGGATCTGATGTATGACTTTATCACTCTTCAGCAATGCGTTGAGGAGCTTCCCAAGGACGGCATCCTTCAAAACAAGGCCCTGTTCATTACCAACGAGATCATGAACACATTCCGAAAGTCTGACCTATCCAGTATCTCACGTTGTCGGCAGCTCGCTCAGGAAGTTTATGGCGAAGCTTGGTCCTcttcgccttcttcttttctTTCCGGAGATGCAGATAAGAAGAACAAAGACAAAAATGCGGTGATTTGGAGTCTTGGGCATTGCCATATCGACTGCGTGTGGTTGTGGAGCTTTGACGCAGCACAACAAAAGGTCGCACGCTCGTGGACAACACAGCTAGCGCTTATGGAGCGCTATCCAGAGTACTGTTTCACTGCAAGTTCCGCGCAGCAATTCAAATGGATCGAGACCCTCTACCCTTCTCTCTTCCAGCGAATAAAGCAAAAGGTTAAAGAAGAACGCTTTCAACCGATTGGAGGCTTATGGGTCGAGTGCGACGCAAACATGCCAAGTGGCGAGTCCTTTGTCCGCCAGCTTCTCTATGGTCAGCGATACCTACAGTCACGATTTGGCTTCAAGAGCAATATCTTCTTCCTTCCTGACTCGTTTGGCTACAATAGTCAGATTCCACAGCTAGCACGTCAAGCCGGTTGTGATTATTTCTTTACACAAAAGCTCTGCTGGAACAGAACCAACACATTTCCGCACTGCACCATGATGTGGACGGGCCTGGACGGTACCCAGATCGTATTTTCACAAAGTTCCATCCCTAACTACAACAGCCGCTGCGGCGTCAATGATCTGCTCAAAGGCATCAGACGCAATCCTGATCTTGCGGTCCAGCCTACCTGTCTCCACCTCTTCGGATttggcgatggtggaggtggagcaAGCCCCGAGCATCTCGAAAGGCTCCGTCGTGCAAGAGCATTGAGTGACAATGGCTATGCGGAGATGCCCCGAGTCACCGTTGGTCGCAGTGCAAACGACTTCTTCGAACACCTGCTTGAAACGACACAGCAAGGAGAGAGATTGGCCACATGGAGCGGTGAAGTCTACCTTGAATTTCATCGTGGAGTCTACACGTCGCAGGCAGCCATGAAGAAGTACAACCGCACAGTCGAGCTCATGTTGCACGATCTCGAGTGGCTATGCACTCTGGCAGCCATTCACAGTAGACAGGTGATGTACAAGTATCCTCATGACAAGCTAGCGGAGATATGGGAGCCATTCATGCTTAGTCAGTTTCATGACTGTCTCCCGGGGAGCTCGATCAGGAAAGTGTACGAGGATATGGAAAAGGTCTATGCTCAGCTTTCtgtcaagatcaaggagaTGCGAGACGAAGCAGTTGCGGTACTGCTGGACACAGCAAGTGACAAGACTTTCAGCGATTTCATCCTTGCAGCTCCGAACACACTCTGTATCCCTCGTCGAGAGATACTAGAGATGAAAGAGGCTAACATGACGCCAATTGCAGCGCCGACACTCGCTTTGCAGGATTTACAAGACAGTAGAACCTTGATCCTTCTCGAAGATGTCGAGGCAACGGGTGTGCTCAAATGTGTCTCGTCGCCGCTAGCTCCAGCAGCCATGAGTACGGTTTCAGCAGTCCAAGCAGGTAGCACTTTCGTTCTCGAGTCCATCGACATGTGCGTTCGAGTTTCAGATGGACGCATCCGCTCCATCTTTGACAAGATTGAAGGTCGCGAAATCCTTGCTTATGGACAGTCTGCTGGATTCTCACTGAGTCAAGACTATCCACCAGAGTTTGACAACTGGGAAGTCGAAGTCTACTCGCTCGACACAgtggagcagctcgaatTTGAATTTGTTACCGTTACTGATACAGGTCCTTACCGCGCCAGCCTGACCGCGACTCTATCGATCGGCGAAGCAACGTCGTTGTCCGTCAACATTTTCATGGATGCACTACCTCTCATTCCCGCCCTTACTGCAGGCGAGCGGCCGCGCACCGCTATTCAATTTCG carries:
- a CDS encoding putative alpha-mannosidase; the encoded protein is MCDSICHKPVYPILAEQTLRPVRPLPIRSIQEKRIYEFVGGQFSSDNLSSLLYAGRLNTQPHVQIKCWSPANGTRPTFNEACSQTFMPCQVGEKFGPSWSNHWLKLILTVPDEWMDLDDVELDFDVSCEALIYDDQGNPLQGFTGGQEFDRRHDFPLPKGNHARVSAIYYIELTGNGMFGIHGKDTRYYDLGVGSDPDPNRFFELAKVDIVLKRREAWDLMYDFITLQQCVEELPKDGILQNKALFITNEIMNTFRKSDLSSISRCRQLAQEVYGEAWSSSPSSFLSGDADKKNKDKNAVIWSLGHCHIDCVWLWSFDAAQQKVARSWTTQLALMERYPEYCFTASSAQQFKWIETLYPSLFQRIKQKVKEERFQPIGGLWVECDANMPSGESFVRQLLYGQRYLQSRFGFKSNIFFLPDSFGYNSQIPQLARQAGCDYFFTQKLCWNRTNTFPHCTMMWTGLDGTQIVFSQSSIPNYNSRCGVNDLLKGIRRNPDLAVQPTCLHLFGFGDGGGGASPEHLERLRRARALSDNGYAEMPRVTVGRSANDFFEHLLETTQQGERLATWSGEVYLEFHRGVYTSQAAMKKYNRTVELMLHDLEWLCTLAAIHSRQVMYKYPHDKLAEIWEPFMLSQFHDCLPGSSIRKVYEDMEKVYAQLSVKIKEMRDEAVAVLLDTASDKTFSDFILAAPNTLCIPRREILEMKEANMTPIAAPTLALQDLQDSRTLILLEDVEATGVLKCVSSPLAPAAMSTVSAVQAGSTFVLESIDMCVRVSDGRIRSIFDKIEGREILAYGQSAGFSLSQDYPPEFDNWEVEVYSLDTVEQLEFEFVTVTDTGPYRASLTATLSIGEATSLSVNIFMDALPLIPALTAGERPRTAIQFRTSIQWQESHRFLRWQVPTSIRSDLASYEMQFGHVTRPTTRNTTWEAAKFEVCGHRFADLSEPNYGLAILTQCKYGYSVEGGLMRLSLLKAGAYPDSKMDRGKHTIDFALYPHRGTLLDGNVVDVARVYNAKPVLEAMLITGPKSMSSFECPLRVVQDLTSLHSKVVLDTIKMAEPALIASNKCGQERSKTMLCRLYEAFGTRTKVTLECDLPVNRASITNLLEEEHVEESIDLFSEGRLRAILHFRPFEFKTIRIELR